TTCAATTAGTCCAATTGGACTAATTGAAAAATTGGGATTTGTTATTTGGGATTCCCGACGGTAGCACTCGGGAATGACATTTTTGGAGTTTGGAATTTGCCGTTAAAAGGGGTAATGATGAACTACGATATTAAGAGTTTGAAGTTGGCAAAAATTGGCAGAAATAGGATTGAATGGGCTGAACGGGACATGCCGGTTCTACGGCTTATTAGGAAACGATTTGCAAAAGTGAAACCACTAAAAAATACCAGAATTGGCGCATGTCTGCATGTCACAACAGAGACAGCAAACCTGATGTGGACGCTTAAATGTGGTGGTGCTGAGGTCGCACTTTGTGCATCCAATCCGCTTTCTACACAAGACGATGTTGCCGCAACTTTGGTGAAAGATTTCGGCATTCCTGTTTTTGCTATAAAAGGCGAAGATAACAAAACCTACTACAAACATATCCAATCGGTTCTTGCTACCAAGCCGCAAATCACAATGGACGACGGTGCAGACCTCGTGACGACGGTTCACGGTTCACGGTTGACGGTTGACGGTATTATCGGCGGCACCGAAGAAACAACGACGGGTGTGATTCGGCTGAAAGCGATGGCGAAAGAGGGTGTTCTGAAATATCCAATCATTGCAGTCAACGATGCGCTCACAAAACATTTTTTTGATAACAGATACGGAACCGGTCAATCAACAATTGACGGAATTATCCGTGCTACAAATGTGCTGTTAGCAGGCCGAAACTTTGTTGTGGCTGGATACGGCTGGTGTGGTAGAGGTGTAGCAATGCGTGCCAAAGGTATGGGTGCGAATGTGATTGTTACCGAGGTTGA
The Elusimicrobiota bacterium genome window above contains:
- the ahcY gene encoding adenosylhomocysteinase → MNYDIKSLKLAKIGRNRIEWAERDMPVLRLIRKRFAKVKPLKNTRIGACLHVTTETANLMWTLKCGGAEVALCASNPLSTQDDVAATLVKDFGIPVFAIKGEDNKTYYKHIQSVLATKPQITMDDGADLVTTVHGSRLTVDGIIGGTEETTTGVIRLKAMAKEGVLKYPIIAVNDALTKHFFDNRYGTGQSTIDGIIRATNVLLAGRNFVVAGYGWCGRGVAMRAKGMGANVIVTEVDHLKAIEALMDGFLVMPMIEASKIGDIFVTLTGDINVIDSQHFLKMRDGAIVCNSGHFNVEINIPALKKASKRVKRVREYVEEYTLKNNRKIYLLADGRLINLASAEGHPACVMDMSFANQSLAVEWLAMQKQEARSKKLENKVYPVPKEIDDRIAEMKLETLGVKIDKLTPEQKKYLSSWQEGT